The following are from one region of the Stigmatella ashevillena genome:
- a CDS encoding cupin domain-containing protein yields the protein MSPLIVKKFSSLDERRPFGHGHVDVLEFGDSVVGMVVLEPGWKWSKDVRPLVGTESCQVAHFSYCLSGRLVVKMDDGTRAELGPGDVALIPPGQDAWVDGGEPCVVVDFKGMGNYAQASPRECRGEASATTGVH from the coding sequence ATGAGTCCTTTGATCGTCAAGAAGTTCTCGAGCCTCGATGAGCGTCGTCCCTTCGGGCATGGACATGTCGATGTCCTCGAATTCGGGGACAGCGTCGTCGGCATGGTGGTCCTCGAGCCTGGGTGGAAATGGTCGAAGGACGTTCGACCTCTTGTGGGGACGGAGAGCTGCCAGGTCGCCCACTTCAGCTACTGCCTCTCTGGGCGACTGGTGGTGAAAATGGACGACGGTACCCGCGCAGAGTTGGGGCCTGGGGACGTGGCGCTCATTCCCCCGGGACAGGATGCCTGGGTAGACGGGGGTGAGCCCTGCGTGGTGGTGGACTTCAAGGGAATGGGGAACTACGCGCAAGCGTCTCCTCGGGAGTGCCGGGGGGAGGCGTCGGCCACGACTGGGGTCCATTGA
- a CDS encoding EamA family transporter, producing the protein MAWASLLFQGIAVSFASYLAWFWLLRRYLASRLAVLSFMTPLFGVSAGMLVLSERADVFFAAGAVLVLTGILVASAPGPLRPRSQTLCQS; encoded by the coding sequence GTGGCGTGGGCGAGCTTGCTCTTCCAAGGCATCGCGGTGTCCTTCGCCAGCTATCTTGCCTGGTTCTGGCTCCTGCGGCGCTACCTCGCCTCCCGTCTGGCGGTGCTCTCGTTCATGACGCCCCTGTTCGGCGTCAGCGCGGGGATGCTGGTGCTGAGCGAGCGGGCGGATGTCTTCTTCGCCGCGGGCGCCGTGCTGGTGCTGACGGGGATTCTCGTCGCCAGCGCGCCGGGCCCCCTGCGCCCACGTTCGCAAACCCTTTGCCAATCATGA
- a CDS encoding EamA family transporter encodes MHCTFGSSFHVLSSAGGLFAAEFFFIGESLSHTHASHMAVFLSTSSVFTALGLYWLVPAERLRGVQWVGIVVALVGIVLAFGGGWLRGGVSPRML; translated from the coding sequence GTGCACTGCACGTTTGGAAGTTCATTCCACGTCCTTTCATCGGCCGGTGGGCTCTTCGCCGCCGAGTTCTTCTTCATCGGCGAGAGCCTGAGCCACACCCACGCTTCCCACATGGCCGTCTTTCTCTCTACCTCATCCGTCTTCACGGCGCTGGGCTTGTACTGGCTCGTGCCCGCTGAGCGTCTCCGGGGCGTTCAGTGGGTCGGCATCGTGGTGGCGCTGGTCGGCATCGTGCTGGCCTTTGGCGGCGGCTGGCTCCGAGGAGGAGTCAGCCCGCGAATGCTGTAG
- a CDS encoding DUF6310 domain-containing protein yields the protein MNFQTCSALRHAVAVAVFVAGCATSQEAPETYAWAPVRPPPVPGTGLPTPGQPGRVRPQPLPRSPHKRVLPPTREPGLWAGDAPRASQEPEANPTPERSRANRRDPPAPVTAERRPECEPIPVPHAGEDDSHNECADRFPPNRYPGMDVLVGGKRFDALQVGVHVLWEIKTHRFETYSGFLRGQVIRDQVVELVEARNIAAACGYGFVVGVSTQAHKDALEAAEPALTIVVTGCKR from the coding sequence ATGAACTTCCAAACGTGCAGTGCACTCCGCCATGCCGTTGCCGTTGCCGTTTTCGTCGCTGGGTGCGCCACCTCTCAAGAGGCGCCTGAGACCTACGCTTGGGCCCCTGTGCGCCCACCCCCTGTGCCCGGCACGGGCCTCCCCACCCCCGGGCAGCCAGGGCGGGTTCGCCCCCAGCCCCTGCCGCGGAGCCCGCACAAGCGCGTGTTGCCGCCCACCCGGGAGCCGGGCCTTTGGGCCGGAGACGCTCCTCGGGCCTCGCAGGAGCCGGAGGCAAACCCCACACCGGAGAGGTCCAGAGCGAACAGGAGGGACCCGCCTGCCCCGGTGACTGCGGAGCGCCGCCCTGAGTGCGAGCCCATCCCGGTACCGCACGCGGGCGAGGATGACTCGCATAACGAGTGCGCTGACAGGTTTCCACCGAACCGCTACCCCGGAATGGACGTGCTCGTTGGCGGCAAGCGCTTTGATGCGCTGCAAGTCGGCGTGCATGTGCTATGGGAAATCAAGACCCATCGATTTGAAACGTACAGTGGCTTTCTGCGGGGTCAGGTGATCAGAGATCAGGTGGTCGAACTGGTGGAAGCGCGAAACATCGCGGCAGCATGTGGATATGGTTTCGTCGTTGGGGTGAGCACCCAAGCCCACAAAGACGCGCTGGAGGCAGCCGAGCCCGCTCTCACCATCGTCGTCACGGGGTGCAAGCGATGA
- a CDS encoding DUF5953 family protein, with product MTEQNSLLLIVYAPALVGNDGRTLAVVHGMERALPGLHLEWKVSPEGKPIALPQRDAWLVEGTKSGGFPLVCNGDEGYPVTVTGWGKPARLSPGGQSLLEVHASLPLDGAVIAALAELLEGVAEGAHALWGHATPFNAGVEIARQTTDPVYKPGVPPRGLPALKFPEKIRSSEIPHRLGWLNYWSAAAAGAIGFPAPSRDADLLSRARRTASGGWIVRLTDAPLDLDNPAHLAALMRAYERFPEIGGRVTSG from the coding sequence ATGACCGAACAAAATTCACTCCTTCTCATCGTCTACGCTCCTGCACTCGTGGGCAATGACGGTCGCACACTCGCTGTAGTCCATGGCATGGAGCGAGCGCTTCCCGGCTTGCATTTGGAGTGGAAGGTGTCTCCAGAGGGGAAGCCCATCGCGTTGCCGCAGCGTGATGCGTGGCTCGTCGAAGGAACGAAGAGCGGCGGATTCCCTCTCGTGTGCAACGGCGACGAGGGGTACCCTGTGACGGTCACGGGATGGGGAAAACCGGCACGCCTCAGCCCAGGCGGCCAGTCCCTGCTTGAAGTCCATGCAAGCCTGCCACTGGACGGGGCCGTGATCGCGGCATTGGCGGAGTTGCTCGAAGGCGTGGCAGAGGGAGCGCACGCGCTGTGGGGACATGCGACGCCGTTCAACGCCGGGGTGGAGATCGCGCGGCAAACGACTGATCCGGTGTATAAGCCAGGGGTTCCTCCTCGGGGGCTGCCAGCGCTCAAGTTCCCAGAGAAAATCCGCTCGTCTGAGATTCCGCATCGCCTCGGATGGCTCAACTACTGGTCTGCCGCTGCCGCAGGCGCCATTGGGTTTCCAGCTCCCTCGCGTGACGCGGACCTACTCTCTCGGGCGCGGCGCACTGCGAGCGGCGGGTGGATCGTTCGGCTCACAGATGCCCCACTCGATCTCGACAACCCCGCGCACCTTGCGGCGCTCATGCGCGCGTATGAGCGCTTCCCAGAGATCGGCGGGCGCGTGACTTCGGGCTGA
- a CDS encoding serine/threonine protein kinase, whose amino-acid sequence MSTGGFGIPSGAILFEMDSVQYEFREDLGEVRRGISHFVARQRIGGRPKKKVLLKAVSPSSGPLVTRILRARAKLEEQVRLAKYLVHPGIHQVHGLKKTEEAWYVITEYPRGNSLSTLINLVSECRHWYTPQFALYIGARLADVLEYAHTVKDEQGRPLKIVHRAIDADHVFMDWNGIVRVSDFGLSLSDLPGRTPSTAQRLLGDGFYSSPEMLLGKRVDARADLFSLGVLLLELSTGKNLLYAPDEVTAEVKASLSLAQLRRVKRAVERAQLSGGNLMAGDAVWRAATYTEADVERYTASLPEGLRMTLRKLLHPELEKRYQAAGELVIDLRCWLGELIFSPADAIAELTRTMDEASARWAREGVERPLSAKLLGETTTA is encoded by the coding sequence ATGTCGACAGGCGGTTTCGGAATTCCGAGTGGGGCGATCCTCTTCGAGATGGACAGTGTTCAGTACGAGTTCCGCGAAGACCTGGGGGAGGTCCGGCGCGGGATCAGTCACTTCGTGGCACGGCAGCGCATCGGCGGGCGCCCGAAGAAAAAGGTACTGCTCAAGGCGGTGAGCCCTTCAAGCGGCCCTCTGGTCACGAGGATCCTGCGCGCAAGGGCGAAGCTGGAAGAGCAGGTGCGCTTGGCCAAGTACCTCGTTCACCCTGGGATCCATCAGGTCCACGGGCTGAAAAAAACCGAAGAGGCATGGTACGTGATCACCGAGTACCCGCGCGGAAACAGCTTGAGCACCCTGATCAACCTCGTGTCGGAGTGCCGTCATTGGTACACGCCGCAATTCGCCTTGTATATCGGCGCTCGGTTGGCTGACGTGCTGGAGTACGCGCACACGGTCAAGGACGAGCAGGGGCGCCCCCTGAAGATCGTTCACCGGGCCATCGATGCAGATCATGTCTTCATGGATTGGAACGGCATTGTCCGAGTCTCAGACTTCGGTCTTTCCCTCTCGGACCTACCGGGACGCACGCCTTCTACCGCCCAACGCCTGCTTGGGGATGGTTTCTATTCGTCGCCGGAAATGCTCCTGGGCAAGCGCGTTGACGCGCGAGCGGATCTGTTCTCCCTGGGCGTGCTCCTGCTCGAACTGTCTACCGGGAAGAACCTGCTCTATGCCCCGGATGAGGTAACGGCAGAGGTGAAGGCGTCCCTCTCTTTGGCGCAGCTCCGGCGAGTCAAGCGCGCCGTTGAACGGGCTCAGCTTTCAGGAGGCAACCTCATGGCGGGGGATGCAGTCTGGCGCGCGGCGACCTACACGGAAGCGGACGTTGAGCGGTACACGGCCAGTCTCCCGGAGGGGCTGCGCATGACACTGCGCAAGCTCCTTCATCCCGAACTGGAGAAGCGCTATCAGGCAGCGGGGGAGCTGGTGATCGATCTGCGCTGCTGGCTCGGAGAGCTGATCTTTAGCCCCGCCGATGCGATCGCGGAACTGACGCGCACCATGGATGAAGCTTCGGCGCGCTGGGCCAGGGAGGGAGTGGAGCGCCCCCTTTCTGCAAAGCTCTTGGGTGAAACCACCACGGCCTAG
- a CDS encoding serine/threonine protein kinase, with product MIATLFRLPSGTVVDGWRVSRELGNGGFAVVYLVEKNGKPHALKVARHREASGDGKQTHARMVREATTLLMLDHPNIIRHRGYGYAETGNMYVALEYVDGWTLAEWKERKHPTIHEILQVFVKLASALSYMHERGVLHRDLKLVNVLIRKSDGEPIIIDFGCATYTLADDLTEEGLPPGTERFRAPEQFKFLREHKNEHRARYAFKVADEIFALGAMLYELLTDPRPTEHNRRVSLNNPLMPPPPACEVNPRIPDQLSELVEKILSRDPSKRPVDTEALRRELEEHLERSGTEYMVPAHAPSEQWPSEPSGVGGPPVEPSNGPRPRKVATKTLAAGAAVAAALAAAATFWFVPGDIPALPPPPHSSPPTTSPPDMSVPSPTPMVLPSVTDVGQKESSTVKMTTPEVSTQGRPTRARNKVSAAECAALSLVAALAAGCPSSQIRPESFTCPAGAVAAMEDELHWRRFDRFALTLDDRHDREGKAWFTPGSEVVGVVPKVKGLGRRQYEVAPPGTRFYGKAYYLSDKMGRADGPALVIRYDRVKLPGQDEQPICFVVESRPDGFKDGRVQSANFEVGEVVDRWP from the coding sequence ATGATAGCGACTCTGTTCAGGCTGCCTTCTGGCACTGTTGTTGACGGCTGGCGCGTTTCAAGGGAACTCGGCAACGGTGGGTTTGCCGTCGTCTACTTGGTGGAGAAGAACGGCAAGCCGCATGCGCTCAAGGTGGCGCGCCATCGCGAAGCCAGTGGGGATGGTAAGCAGACGCATGCCCGGATGGTGCGTGAGGCGACAACACTCCTCATGTTGGACCATCCCAACATCATCCGGCACAGGGGGTATGGATACGCGGAAACGGGCAACATGTATGTCGCGTTGGAATACGTGGACGGCTGGACGCTGGCGGAGTGGAAGGAACGCAAGCACCCCACGATCCACGAAATATTACAAGTCTTCGTCAAGCTCGCTTCCGCGCTGTCGTACATGCATGAGCGGGGTGTACTTCATCGGGACTTGAAGCTGGTCAACGTCTTGATCCGGAAGAGCGACGGGGAGCCCATCATCATCGACTTTGGCTGCGCGACTTACACGCTGGCCGACGACCTGACGGAAGAGGGGCTCCCTCCGGGGACAGAACGCTTTCGCGCGCCCGAGCAGTTCAAGTTCCTGCGTGAGCATAAGAACGAGCACCGGGCGCGGTATGCCTTCAAGGTGGCCGACGAGATTTTCGCGCTGGGGGCCATGCTCTACGAACTGCTGACGGACCCGCGACCGACAGAACATAACCGGCGTGTGTCCCTGAACAACCCCCTGATGCCGCCGCCCCCAGCATGCGAGGTGAACCCTCGGATTCCCGATCAGCTCAGCGAGTTGGTCGAGAAGATTCTTTCCCGTGACCCCTCCAAGCGCCCCGTGGACACCGAGGCCCTTCGTCGCGAGTTGGAAGAGCACTTGGAGCGCTCGGGCACCGAGTACATGGTGCCCGCTCATGCTCCGTCGGAACAGTGGCCGTCCGAGCCTTCCGGAGTTGGGGGACCTCCTGTGGAGCCTTCCAACGGCCCTAGGCCGCGCAAGGTGGCCACGAAGACGCTGGCTGCAGGTGCTGCTGTGGCCGCTGCCCTGGCCGCGGCGGCGACGTTCTGGTTCGTCCCTGGGGATATTCCCGCCCTGCCTCCTCCCCCCCATTCCTCACCGCCCACGACATCTCCCCCTGATATGTCCGTCCCGAGCCCCACGCCGATGGTCCTCCCCTCGGTGACGGACGTTGGCCAGAAGGAAAGTTCGACCGTGAAGATGACAACACCTGAAGTCTCGACCCAAGGACGCCCCACGCGCGCGCGCAACAAGGTCAGTGCTGCCGAGTGCGCGGCGCTGTCCCTCGTTGCGGCACTGGCAGCGGGCTGCCCCAGTTCTCAGATCCGGCCCGAGTCCTTCACCTGTCCGGCGGGTGCCGTGGCTGCCATGGAAGACGAGCTTCACTGGAGACGCTTCGACCGCTTCGCTCTCACTCTCGACGACCGGCACGACCGTGAAGGGAAAGCTTGGTTCACCCCCGGCTCAGAAGTGGTGGGGGTTGTTCCGAAGGTAAAGGGGCTCGGCCGGAGGCAGTATGAAGTAGCCCCCCCTGGGACACGCTTCTACGGGAAGGCTTACTATCTCTCCGACAAAATGGGCCGAGCGGACGGGCCGGCGCTGGTCATCCGGTACGACCGCGTGAAGCTCCCTGGGCAGGACGAGCAACCCATCTGCTTCGTGGTGGAGAGCCGCCCCGACGGGTTCAAGGACGGTCGTGTGCAGTCCGCCAACTTTGAAGTGGGCGAGGTTGTGGACCGCTGGCCCTGA
- a CDS encoding DUF2381 family protein, whose translation MSQPLRLSLALVVLWGTVARTEPVPGGRIERTRAVTVASGPDEPLPEVHVAGDTPTVLLFSAPIQKKTLTFDESRIRVRDAGEFTIVVQSVTDLREGERHEIGVFFADGRAPSRAAFALVTDHTEVDTRIDVQRPEPPAAPCPNEAQPRAPRPEDFVLLGYVDKAGVSVVPIKRVEDNAQGLSATAGLFYRGQGWALVSLLITNHSTQPRWAPREATFTGTLGLVLRARVVMDGEDMIEPGQTGQVLAVVDMPKLSADTFFTLELRGDDGRSLRVPDVRFPKAGMERIQ comes from the coding sequence TTGTCCCAACCGCTTAGATTGTCCCTGGCGCTCGTGGTCCTCTGGGGGACTGTGGCACGAACTGAGCCCGTGCCTGGGGGACGCATCGAGCGCACGCGAGCTGTCACCGTCGCGAGCGGCCCCGACGAGCCGCTTCCCGAGGTTCACGTTGCGGGGGATACACCCACGGTGCTTTTGTTCTCCGCGCCGATCCAGAAGAAGACCCTCACCTTTGACGAGTCGAGGATCCGGGTTCGAGACGCGGGCGAATTCACGATCGTCGTTCAATCCGTGACGGACCTTCGAGAAGGCGAGCGCCACGAGATCGGGGTCTTCTTCGCCGATGGAAGGGCGCCGTCGCGGGCCGCCTTCGCGCTCGTGACAGACCACACCGAAGTGGACACCCGGATCGACGTGCAGCGCCCCGAGCCACCCGCCGCGCCTTGCCCAAACGAAGCTCAGCCCCGGGCGCCGCGACCGGAGGATTTTGTGTTGCTCGGCTATGTGGATAAGGCGGGCGTGTCGGTGGTGCCCATCAAGCGTGTTGAAGATAATGCTCAGGGCCTTTCGGCAACCGCGGGGCTCTTCTATCGCGGTCAGGGTTGGGCGCTGGTGTCGCTATTGATTACCAATCACTCCACACAACCCAGGTGGGCACCGCGAGAAGCAACGTTCACGGGAACGCTAGGCTTGGTGCTGCGGGCGCGGGTGGTGATGGACGGTGAAGACATGATCGAGCCAGGACAAACTGGGCAAGTGCTTGCCGTGGTGGACATGCCGAAGTTGAGTGCGGACACGTTCTTCACGCTTGAGCTGCGTGGGGACGATGGCCGCAGTCTTCGGGTTCCAGACGTACGTTTCCCAAAAGCTGGGATGGAGAGGATTCAATGA
- a CDS encoding IS1182 family transposase: MSPRPFRPWQPEQGQLLPQYTREALGEGNLACFFADLAGVLDFSPVLKGYTKECGQPPYHPVMMTLLLMYAYARGVNSSREIERRCEIDLGFRYLAGGERPDHDTLCHFRVRHLEAFGELFVDTLRVASEAGMKKLGHLAVDGTKVKANASKHKAMSYGRMEEATRKLEEQVKKLLEEAAALDAQEDERYGKGRRGDELPEEMKDPATRAERLKEAKRRLEADKKRALAAEKKKRVKKIRRAQQDLEQEARHKAEQKGQKPEEAKPESKAQRNFTDPDSRIMKRDGSFQQSYNAQVAVDAETQLIVAQEVGQSPSDARQLEPMVAQVEANTGLLPKELSADSGYFCREDIEQVQQRGVEPFVAPGRSKHGQEPVPAPRGRPPKALSFKERMGRKLQTKRGRRAYARRKVTAEPVIGQVKNTVLKGFSLRGLRKVRGEFSLACAVHNLKKLWKQTWELPSRAALAS, translated from the coding sequence GTGTCTCCCAGGCCATTCCGGCCGTGGCAGCCAGAGCAGGGGCAGTTGCTACCGCAGTACACGAGAGAGGCGCTGGGAGAGGGAAACCTGGCGTGCTTCTTCGCGGATTTGGCGGGGGTGCTGGACTTCAGCCCCGTGCTGAAGGGGTACACGAAGGAGTGCGGACAGCCGCCCTACCACCCCGTGATGATGACGCTGTTGTTGATGTACGCGTATGCGAGGGGTGTCAATAGCAGCCGGGAGATAGAGAGGCGGTGCGAGATAGACCTGGGCTTCCGCTACCTTGCCGGAGGAGAGAGGCCGGACCACGACACGCTGTGTCACTTTCGAGTGAGGCACCTGGAAGCCTTCGGGGAGCTGTTCGTGGACACGCTGAGGGTGGCGAGCGAAGCCGGGATGAAAAAGCTGGGACACCTTGCAGTGGATGGGACGAAGGTGAAGGCGAATGCCAGCAAGCACAAGGCGATGAGCTACGGGAGGATGGAGGAGGCGACGAGGAAGCTGGAAGAGCAGGTGAAGAAGTTGTTGGAAGAGGCGGCTGCACTCGACGCCCAGGAAGACGAGCGCTACGGCAAAGGAAGAAGAGGGGATGAGCTGCCCGAGGAGATGAAGGACCCAGCCACCCGAGCCGAGAGGCTCAAAGAGGCCAAGAGGCGACTGGAGGCCGATAAGAAGAGGGCGCTGGCAGCCGAGAAGAAGAAGCGGGTGAAGAAAATTCGCCGAGCCCAGCAGGACTTGGAGCAGGAGGCGAGACACAAGGCTGAGCAGAAGGGCCAAAAGCCAGAGGAAGCCAAGCCGGAGTCGAAGGCGCAGCGCAACTTCACCGACCCGGACTCACGTATCATGAAGAGGGACGGGAGCTTCCAGCAGTCCTACAACGCGCAGGTGGCGGTGGACGCGGAGACGCAACTGATTGTGGCGCAAGAAGTGGGGCAGAGTCCGAGCGATGCGAGGCAGTTGGAGCCAATGGTGGCGCAGGTAGAGGCCAACACGGGGTTGTTGCCCAAAGAGCTGAGCGCCGACTCGGGGTACTTCTGCCGTGAGGACATTGAGCAGGTGCAGCAGCGAGGCGTGGAGCCCTTTGTAGCGCCGGGGCGCTCCAAGCATGGCCAGGAGCCAGTGCCAGCCCCACGAGGAAGGCCGCCCAAGGCACTGAGCTTCAAGGAGCGTATGGGCCGGAAGCTGCAGACGAAGCGAGGCAGGCGGGCGTACGCGCGGCGAAAGGTGACAGCTGAGCCTGTCATTGGCCAGGTGAAGAACACCGTGCTCAAGGGCTTCTCGCTCCGGGGGCTGAGGAAGGTGCGCGGGGAATTCAGCCTGGCGTGTGCAGTGCACAACCTGAAGAAACTGTGGAAGCAGACCTGGGAGCTACCCTCCCGGGCGGCTCTCGCCTCGTAG
- a CDS encoding alpha/beta fold hydrolase has product MNSPLTVSRRTWLALSAGLGSLLVLASLAVPSSAAAAPRGFEERHADVNGVRLRYLIGGQGSSVVLLHGYTQTSHMWQPLMPLLAQRHTVIVPDLRGAGGSSKPESGYDKKTLAADIHALTSSLGLERVSIVGHDIGLMVAYAYAAQFPQATERVVLMDAFLPGIGNWKDVWLLRDLWHFHFTGEVPLALVKGRERIYFEHFWNDFAADPKRSVPEADRRVYAKAYAQPGGMRAGFEYFKNFERDAQDFAQLSAKRLPMPVLVLTGEKAGGTVLIEQAKAVASDVQGQVVPGVGHWLMEEAPQTVIPAITQFLN; this is encoded by the coding sequence ATGAATTCCCCCCTCACGGTTTCCAGGCGAACCTGGCTCGCCCTCTCGGCGGGACTCGGTTCCCTGTTGGTTCTTGCTTCTCTCGCGGTGCCTTCGTCGGCCGCCGCGGCCCCGCGCGGTTTCGAGGAGCGCCATGCCGACGTCAACGGCGTCCGCTTGCGGTACCTCATCGGAGGCCAGGGCAGCTCGGTCGTCCTGTTGCACGGCTACACTCAGACCAGCCACATGTGGCAACCGCTGATGCCGCTGCTCGCACAGCGACACACCGTCATCGTCCCGGACTTGCGCGGCGCGGGCGGATCCTCCAAGCCAGAGTCCGGCTACGACAAGAAGACCCTGGCTGCGGACATCCATGCGCTGACGTCTTCCCTGGGCTTGGAGCGCGTCAGCATCGTAGGCCACGACATCGGACTGATGGTGGCCTATGCCTACGCGGCGCAGTTCCCGCAGGCCACCGAGCGCGTGGTGCTGATGGATGCCTTCTTGCCGGGCATCGGCAACTGGAAGGACGTTTGGCTGCTGCGCGACCTGTGGCACTTCCATTTCACCGGCGAGGTGCCGCTGGCGCTGGTCAAGGGCCGCGAGCGGATCTACTTCGAACACTTCTGGAATGACTTCGCGGCCGACCCGAAGCGGTCCGTGCCCGAAGCCGACCGGCGCGTCTACGCGAAGGCCTATGCCCAGCCCGGAGGCATGCGGGCAGGCTTCGAGTACTTCAAGAATTTCGAGCGGGACGCGCAGGATTTTGCCCAGCTCAGTGCCAAACGCCTGCCCATGCCGGTCCTGGTGCTGACGGGTGAGAAAGCCGGTGGCACGGTGCTCATCGAGCAGGCGAAGGCGGTGGCCTCCGATGTCCAGGGGCAGGTGGTTCCTGGGGTGGGCCACTGGCTGATGGAGGAGGCGCCGCAGACGGTGATCCCCGCGATCACCCAGTTCCTCAACTGA
- a CDS encoding LysR family transcriptional regulator, which translates to MDRLRAFEVFVTVVTRGSFTRAAEALDTSPANVTRYVNELESYLSTRLLNRTSRKVSLTESGQALYERGKSILEEVAEAEALASSASLQPQGRLRLNAPVSFGILHLAPLWPQFIQKHPGVELDISLTDRVVDIVDEGYDLAIRISRAGSATHVARKLATSQNIVCASPAYLRRHGRPKVPADLSGHICLGYSYSATADEWQLLDEKDQMHAVKVRCAMHANNGDTVRAAALEGAGITWQPTFLVADDLRQGRLVRLLPGYRMQDIDVLALYPSRRYLSAKVRVMVDFLAEAFSGTPPWDRMPPPA; encoded by the coding sequence ATGGACCGGCTACGGGCTTTCGAGGTCTTCGTGACCGTGGTGACTCGGGGCAGCTTCACGCGCGCGGCAGAGGCGCTCGATACCTCGCCGGCCAACGTCACCCGGTACGTGAACGAGCTCGAATCGTACCTGAGCACGCGCTTGCTGAACCGCACCTCGCGCAAGGTGTCGCTCACCGAAAGCGGCCAGGCGCTCTATGAGCGGGGCAAGTCCATCCTGGAGGAAGTCGCGGAAGCCGAGGCGCTCGCCTCGTCCGCCTCGCTGCAACCGCAGGGACGGCTTCGGCTCAACGCCCCCGTCAGCTTCGGCATCCTGCACCTCGCACCCCTGTGGCCCCAGTTCATTCAGAAGCATCCCGGCGTGGAGCTCGACATCTCCTTGACCGATCGGGTCGTCGACATTGTCGACGAAGGCTACGACCTGGCCATCCGCATCTCGCGCGCCGGTTCAGCAACGCACGTGGCGCGCAAGCTGGCCACCTCCCAGAACATCGTGTGCGCCTCCCCTGCTTATCTGCGCCGCCATGGACGGCCCAAGGTGCCTGCGGATCTGAGCGGACACATCTGCCTCGGCTACAGCTACTCGGCCACCGCCGACGAATGGCAGCTCCTCGATGAGAAGGACCAGATGCACGCCGTGAAGGTGCGCTGTGCAATGCACGCCAACAATGGCGACACCGTGCGCGCGGCGGCGCTGGAAGGCGCAGGAATCACGTGGCAGCCCACCTTCCTGGTCGCCGACGATCTCCGGCAAGGTCGGCTCGTGCGCCTGCTTCCCGGCTACCGCATGCAGGACATCGATGTGCTGGCCCTCTACCCCAGCCGCCGCTACCTGAGCGCCAAGGTCCGGGTGATGGTGGATTTCCTGGCCGAGGCCTTCTCAGGAACCCCTCCCTGGGATCGCATGCCGCCCCCAGCCTGA
- a CDS encoding 3-deoxy-7-phosphoheptulonate synthase has product MTARTENLNVVGFDPMPSPAEIKARIPMTERAAESVLSGRRALMDILNRKDPRLFVIVGPCSIHDPEAGIDYARRLRKLADEVRETIHVVMRVYFEKPRTSTGWKGFINDPRMDDSFRIAEGMERGRRFLWDVAELGLPAATEALDPIAPQYYGDLISWTAIGARTAESQTHREMASGLSTPVGFKNGTDGSLEAAANGILSASHPHSFLGLNEKGEAAIIRTGGNAYGHLVLRGGGGRPNYDTVSIALAEQALTKAKLAGNIVVDCSHANSWKKPELQPLVMRDVVHQIREGNRSVVGLMLESFLEAGNQPIPADLSKLRYGCSVTDACVDWSTTEEALRNAHTVLREALPARATGRPAP; this is encoded by the coding sequence ATGACCGCTCGTACCGAGAACCTGAATGTCGTTGGCTTCGACCCCATGCCCTCCCCCGCGGAGATCAAGGCGCGCATCCCGATGACCGAGCGCGCGGCCGAGTCCGTGCTCTCTGGCCGCCGCGCGCTGATGGACATTCTGAACCGCAAGGACCCTCGCCTGTTCGTCATCGTAGGGCCCTGCTCCATTCATGATCCCGAGGCCGGCATCGACTACGCACGCCGGCTCCGGAAGCTCGCCGACGAGGTCCGAGAGACGATTCATGTGGTGATGCGGGTGTATTTCGAGAAGCCGCGCACCTCCACCGGCTGGAAGGGCTTCATCAACGACCCGCGGATGGACGATTCCTTCCGCATCGCGGAAGGCATGGAGCGGGGCCGCCGATTCCTGTGGGACGTGGCCGAGCTGGGCCTGCCCGCGGCGACCGAAGCGCTGGATCCCATTGCGCCGCAGTACTATGGCGACCTGATTTCATGGACTGCGATTGGCGCGCGCACCGCGGAGTCCCAGACCCACCGCGAGATGGCCTCGGGGCTGTCGACGCCCGTGGGCTTCAAGAACGGGACCGACGGCTCTCTGGAGGCGGCGGCCAACGGCATCCTCTCCGCCTCGCACCCCCACAGCTTCCTGGGGCTCAATGAGAAAGGCGAGGCGGCGATCATCCGCACCGGAGGCAACGCCTATGGCCACCTGGTGCTGCGAGGGGGAGGAGGACGTCCCAACTACGACACGGTGTCCATTGCGCTCGCCGAGCAGGCACTCACCAAGGCCAAGCTGGCAGGGAACATCGTGGTGGATTGCTCCCACGCCAACTCCTGGAAGAAGCCGGAGCTGCAACCCCTGGTGATGCGCGACGTGGTGCACCAGATTCGCGAGGGCAACCGCTCCGTGGTCGGGCTGATGCTCGAGAGCTTCCTGGAAGCGGGCAACCAGCCCATTCCGGCGGACCTCTCGAAGCTGCGCTACGGCTGCTCGGTGACCGATGCCTGCGTGGATTGGAGCACCACCGAGGAGGCGCTGCGCAACGCCCACACGGTGCTGCGCGAGGCATTGCCCGCGCGTGCCACGGGCCGCCCGGCGCCCTGA